The Streptomyces sp. V4I8 genome includes the window CAAAGTATGCGTGGTCGTCGATGCGAGGTCCAGCCGGATCCCCCTGTGGACGGTGTGTCGGTGATCACGGGGTCCTGAGGTCGTCCACCCGTTCCCCCTCGGCCTGGGAGGGCTCGGTCCTGGGGACGTCCGGGTGCTGCTCCATGCCCTTGCGCTCCGCGGGTTCGTCGCGTTCACCCTCGGCCTGGGAGGGGGTGTGCGAGTACAGCCAGCGGTCGTAGTCCGAGGCTCCGGTCTTCATGGCTGACCTCCTGGGTCGCTCCTCTTCCATGCTGCTCCCGGGCCGTCGCCCCGACCAGTCGTCCTCACTCGTCGAGGCCGATCCTGGCGCAGGCCGCGCGGAGCTGCGAGGGGCAGATCTGGTCGATGGTGTACAGGCCTTCGTTGACGAGTGTCTGCCTGACGTTGTCGGCCGTCACCGCTCTCGGAGTGAGCAGGACGGACGGGATGTCCTTGGTGGTGGGGCTGTCGATCGTCGTCGTCGAGACGTCGTGGACCCCCTCACCACGTCCCAGGGCCACGGCCATGGCGGCGGCCGCGGCGGCCTCCTTCCCGAACGGTTTGTACACCGTCATGTACTGCTCGCCCTTGACGATGCGTCGCACGGCGTCGAGATCGGCGTCCTGGCCGGTGACCGGAGGAATGTCCCTGACCCCGGCCTTCTTGAATGCGGAGATGACGCCTGCGGCTATGGCGTCATTGGCCGCGAGGACGCCGTCGATACGGTCCGGCCCCAGAGCCGAGATGGCGGCGGACATGTTGGCGTGGGCGTTCTCCGTGCTCCAGCTCAAAGTGTCGTACGTCCTGGCGATCTTCACCTTGCCCGAGATGACCGACAGTGCGCCCCTCCGGTACCAGGCCGCGTTCGGGCTGGTCGGATCGCCGTTCATCATGACGACGGTTCCATCCTTGGCCTTGTCGCCCATGGCCTTCAGGAGAGCCTCGCCCTGTAGCCTGCCGACGCGGGCGCCGTCGAAACTGACAAAGCCCGAGATCGGGCCTTCGGCGAGCCGGTCGTAGGCGACCACCGGGACACCCGCCTTGCGGGCTTCCTGGATCGAGGAGCGGAGCGCCCTGGTGTCGGCGGCATCGAGGATCAGGACCTCGACGCCCTTGGTGATCATGGAGGTCACCTGCTGCCGCTGCCGCGCCGCGTCGCTCTCGGCGTTGGCGTACTGCATGGTGCAGTCGGGACACAGGTTCTTCAGGCTGGCCTCGATCAGCGGCTTGTCGGCGTGTTCCCAGCGGGGCACCGCCCGGCTCGGGAGCAGCAGGCCGACGGTGAAGCTCTCCGTGCCCGTTGCGTCGTCCTCGCCGCAGGCGGTCAGTGGCACCGTCAGGAGTCCCGCGACGAGGGCCGCGACGACATGCAGCGTACGGGTCCTCATCGCAGTTCGCCTCGTTCCGTTCAGAGCCTCGACTCGGCGGGGGCGGGGTCCTCACGGTCCACGGTGACCTCGCTCCACACCTGCTTTCCGCCGGCCACCGGAACCGAGCCGCAGGACTCCGACACCGCCTCGACCAGCAGCAGGCCCCGGCCGCCGGTCGACTCCCAGTCCACGATCACGGGCTTGGCGGGCGCGCGCGGAGAGGAGTCGCTGACGTAGACCCTGACCCGGTCGCCGCGGAGCATCAGGTCGAGGCGGACCGACCCCTGGGTGTGCACCAGGGCGTTGGTGACCAGTTCGGACACGACGAGCAGCACCGCGTCGGCCGCTTCCTCGACCTTCCAGCGGCGCAGGGTGCGCGCGGTGAAGCGGCGGGCGTGCATGACGGCATCGGGCAGCCGCCACACCACCCAGCCGGCCCGGATCGGCCGGGTCTTCATGCCGTCGTAGCGCAGCAGCAACAGCGCCACGTCGTCCTCGCGTCGGCCGATGTCGCCGAGCAGGTCGTCGGCCATCCGCGCCGGATCCGCCGGGTCGGCCGCGGCGAGCGCGGTGCGGATGCGTTCCATGCCCACGTCCAGGGGCAGGTCGGCGGCCTCGACGAGACCGTCGGTGACCAGGGCGAGCACCGTGCCCGGGGTCAGGGTGACCGCGGTCATGGGGAACTCCGCCTCCGCGAGAACCCCCAGCGGGGGTCCGCCCTCGACCTCCACCTCCTCGGTGCTGCCGTCGGGGTGGCGCAGCAGCGGGGAGAGGTGTCCGGCCCGGACGACCAGGGTGTTGCCCTCCTCCATGTCCAGTTCGACATAGCAGCAGGTGGCGAACAGGTCGGTCTCCATGCCGACGAGGAGGCGGTTGGCGTGGGAGACGACCACGTCGGGCGGGTGGCCCTCGACGGCGTACGCCCTGACCGCCGTACGCATCTGGCCCATGATCGTCGCGGCTCCGGCGCTGTGTCCCTGCACATCACCGATGACCAGCGCCACCCGGTCCTCGGACAGGGCGATGACGTCGTACCAGTCGCCGCCCACCTGCAGCCCCCGGCGGGCCGGCAGATAGCGGGCGACGGCAGTGCCGCCGGGGAGTTCGGGCAGGCGCCGGGGCAGCAGACTGCGCTGCAGCATCGTCGCGAGTTCCTGCTCGGCGTCGTAGGCGTGCGCCCGCTTGAGGGCCTGCCCGATCAGCGCGGCGGTGGCGGTGAGGAGGGACCTCTCCTCGGGGATGAACTCGTGCGGCTGGTCCCAGCCGACCAGACACACCCCGGCGACCCGGCCCTTGGCGGGGAGCGGCAGGACGGCCAGGCCTCCGGCGCCGATGCCGGCGAGTCCCGGTTCGAGGGCGGTGCCGGCGGGCCACAGGTCCATACGGCCGTCCCGCAGGGCCAGTTGAAGGGTGGGCAGGGCGCTGACCGGTGCGTCGGGCCACTCGGAACGCCACTGGTCGCGCCACAGTTCCGGCCACGCGTCGGGCTGGGGCGGATCGAGCAGGGTGACCACGAGCCGGTCGTCCCGGACGTCGGCGAGCGCCACCCGGTCGGCGCCCAGCGGCTCACGCAGCGCGGCGACCGCCACGCGGCCGACGTCACGGACCGTCGCGGCGTCGTCGAGTACGGCGGTCAGCCACTGGATCCGGGAGACGTCGTCGGTGCTGCGGCTCTTCACCGAGGTGGCCGTCACCACGCCCAGCACCTGCTCGGGCTGCTCGCCGGTGTGCGCCACCACCCGGCAGATCAGGCTCAGCCAGCGCATTTCCCCGGTGGGGCAGCGGACCCGGAACTCCAGCTCCCGTCGGCCCGGCGCCTGGGCGGACGGCTCCAGGACCGACATCAGCGCGGGCATGTCCTCGGGGAGGGCGTGCGCGAGCAGGGTGTCGACCTTGCCGTCGAAGTCGGCCTGTGTGGTGCCGACCAGTTCGAGGAGGGTGCCGTCCGCCTCGATCAGGCCGGTGTCCGGCACGAGGACGAAGGTGCCGACGCGCAAACTCCGCAGGGCGCGGCTGAGCAGGGCCGGCTGCGCGGGCCGGCCCGACTCGGCCAGCAGCAGGCCGGCGACGGCGTCGGCGTATCGCTCCAGGAAGCGCTGTTGCCCGGCGTCGAAGCCGTCGGCGGAGGCCCCCACCACGACGAGGCAGCCCAGCCGGGTGCCCTCCCTCTCCAGGGGCAGCGCGCCGAGCGAGGCCGACCTGGCACGTGGCGGTGTGGGCGCGCCCACGGGGTAGGAGGAGAGGGCCGCGGCGTTCAGCCACAGCGGCCGGTCGGTGCGGAAGGCGTGTGCCGCGGCCGAGCCGCCCGGCACGGACAGCCGGTCCGGCAGCCGGTGCTCGGGGCTGTCGCCGACCGTTTCCAGCAGCTGCAGCTCTTCGTCCCCGGTGGTGGGCGCGAAGACCGCGGCCAGCGCCGCTCCGGCGAAGGTCAGGGCGCGGTCGCTCGTGACGGCTTCCGGCTCCGTAGGCGGTGAACCGGTGTCTGCGGTGCCGACCTCAAATGCCCCCGGCACCGAGACTCCGGTCCGGGCACGGCCGTCATGAGGCATGTCCGCAACCAACCTCCCGTCCGTGCCGGAGGTGCCGAAGGGGATCGGGGCACCAACTCCCGCCGCCCCGGTCGCTTCCACACACCAGAATCGCATATATGGATGAGCCGGACATATCAGGTGGACGGTTCATGGCTCGTTCATGGCTTCCCGGGACGCCTCCGCTGCGTTCGCAGATCACCGCGGCCGGTGTCAGACTGACGACGTGGTCGTCCTGCCACGTCCAAGAACCCGGCCCTTGCGCCTGGGGTGGCCCCGTACCCGCAACGCATCCTCGACACCATGAGCGCCTCCTCGCCACGCCGGGCGAAGGACAAGGGAGGTCTCGCACATGAAGGCCCGCATACGGAACG containing:
- a CDS encoding SpoIIE family protein phosphatase, translated to MPHDGRARTGVSVPGAFEVGTADTGSPPTEPEAVTSDRALTFAGAALAAVFAPTTGDEELQLLETVGDSPEHRLPDRLSVPGGSAAAHAFRTDRPLWLNAAALSSYPVGAPTPPRARSASLGALPLEREGTRLGCLVVVGASADGFDAGQQRFLERYADAVAGLLLAESGRPAQPALLSRALRSLRVGTFVLVPDTGLIEADGTLLELVGTTQADFDGKVDTLLAHALPEDMPALMSVLEPSAQAPGRRELEFRVRCPTGEMRWLSLICRVVAHTGEQPEQVLGVVTATSVKSRSTDDVSRIQWLTAVLDDAATVRDVGRVAVAALREPLGADRVALADVRDDRLVVTLLDPPQPDAWPELWRDQWRSEWPDAPVSALPTLQLALRDGRMDLWPAGTALEPGLAGIGAGGLAVLPLPAKGRVAGVCLVGWDQPHEFIPEERSLLTATAALIGQALKRAHAYDAEQELATMLQRSLLPRRLPELPGGTAVARYLPARRGLQVGGDWYDVIALSEDRVALVIGDVQGHSAGAATIMGQMRTAVRAYAVEGHPPDVVVSHANRLLVGMETDLFATCCYVELDMEEGNTLVVRAGHLSPLLRHPDGSTEEVEVEGGPPLGVLAEAEFPMTAVTLTPGTVLALVTDGLVEAADLPLDVGMERIRTALAAADPADPARMADDLLGDIGRREDDVALLLLRYDGMKTRPIRAGWVVWRLPDAVMHARRFTARTLRRWKVEEAADAVLLVVSELVTNALVHTQGSVRLDLMLRGDRVRVYVSDSSPRAPAKPVIVDWESTGGRGLLLVEAVSESCGSVPVAGGKQVWSEVTVDREDPAPAESRL
- a CDS encoding sugar ABC transporter substrate-binding protein, which produces MRTRTLHVVAALVAGLLTVPLTACGEDDATGTESFTVGLLLPSRAVPRWEHADKPLIEASLKNLCPDCTMQYANAESDAARQRQQVTSMITKGVEVLILDAADTRALRSSIQEARKAGVPVVAYDRLAEGPISGFVSFDGARVGRLQGEALLKAMGDKAKDGTVVMMNGDPTSPNAAWYRRGALSVISGKVKIARTYDTLSWSTENAHANMSAAISALGPDRIDGVLAANDAIAAGVISAFKKAGVRDIPPVTGQDADLDAVRRIVKGEQYMTVYKPFGKEAAAAAAMAVALGRGEGVHDVSTTTIDSPTTKDIPSVLLTPRAVTADNVRQTLVNEGLYTIDQICPSQLRAACARIGLDE